Proteins encoded by one window of Aphidius gifuensis isolate YNYX2018 linkage group LG2, ASM1490517v1, whole genome shotgun sequence:
- the LOC122849098 gene encoding uncharacterized protein LOC122849098, whose protein sequence is MGDIPWKDSPLNDKNKLSSGAHNQQSKSTNENLFGSEMHHGQKHNISDNQESTTSIPDYNNERNAQQSSNSFSPWPSSRQLPSVMEKSLLTSTPNYPLTSNNFEKDRSRGEKRDRSEENQSDRSSEKDKGRYKDSSHKRRDRSSSVGYFGPRGYQHRGYKKSGPEDYSHSRSERGARNTIQMKEEIREPRDHHNWSKSISHSKNNGEVILDPPQSIPRTSYPTDTIPSNSLADDDIIFVGRPRKRLSKPDTVVNIFDVSQARRIKSETIKTEFNETVQVPEITISVPSMIPTSSVSTTLTANSSLSSVLTTPLTTTFGTVDPSVPSVSNPIASPVISRLVESPTLQYEIPMSTTSPPGEIPIVGMSLKIEPNDVQDAAIDESPESAVEQDTRIHPITATCTTCQLRIKHMCDKTPSREDGAQTLKPGDLFSCKCNFLFLHNSNCGGNKKKESFAPEAKQQGHLKQVDRNHDYECHVCNFRFSLGAIKKDFFFTKLNKTEINIGDHKCLLLRKCDEISRQKYNLDVRTYQYVPNTSALFRSQEEFVSIRRGFIDKCNDGCCKIFHECWAKTDENEIGGDSQQN, encoded by the exons ATGGGCGACATACCATGGAAGGATTCACCATTAAATGATAAGAATAAATTATCGTCAGGTGCTCACAATCAACAGTCAAAAAGTacgaatgaaaatttatttggttcTGAAATGCATCATGGCCAAAAACATAATATAAGTGATAATCAAGAATCAACAACTAGCATTCctgattataataatgaaagaaatGCACAACAGTCTTCGAATAGTTTTTC CCCTTGGCCTAGCAGCAGGCAGCTGCCCTCAGTTAtggaaaaatcattattaacgtCAACACCCAATTATCCTCT TACATCGAACAACTTTGAAAAGGACAGAAGCAGAGGTGAAAAAAGAGACAGAAGTGAAGAAAACCAATCCGACAGAAGCTCTGAAAAAGACAAAGGCAGATACAAAGACAGTAGTCATAAAAGAAGAGATCGAAGTAGCTCTGT GGGATACTTTGGACCTAGAGGTTATCAACATCGAGGCTACAAAAAATCAGGGCCTGAAGATTATAGTCATTCTCGATCAGa gcgAGGTGCTCGTAATACTATCCAAATGAAAGAAGAAATCCGTGAGCCTAGAGACCATCATAATTGGTCAAAATCAATATCTCACTCAAAAAATAACGGTGAAGTTATTTTGGATCCACCTCAATCAATTCCAAGAACATCATATCCAACAGATACAATACCATCGAATTCATTAGCCGATGATGACATCATTTTTGTTGGAAGACCAAGGAAACGACTCTCCAAACCTGATAcagttgttaatatttttgatgttaGCCAAGCTCGTCGAATTAAAAGTGAAACGATAAAGACCGAGTTTAATGAAACTGTACAAGTTCCGGAAATTACTATTTCGGTCCCGTCAATGATTCCAACGTCATCAGTTTCAACGACACTGACTGCAAATTCCAGTTTATCATCAGTACTTACAACGCCATTAACAACTACTTTTGGTACAGTTGATCCATCCGTACCATCTGTATCGAATCCAATAGCAAGTCCAGTTATATCGAGACTAGTAGAATCTCCTACTTTGCAGTATGAAATACCAATGTCAACAACGTCGCCACCAGGTGAAATTCCTATAGTTGGTatgtcattaaaaattgaacCTAATGATGTTCAAGATGCAGCAATTGATGAATCGCCTGAATCAGCCGTTGAACAAGATACACGAATTCATCCTATAACGGCCACTTGTACAACTTGTCAACTACGAATAAAACATATGTGTGATAAAACTCCATCTCGCGAAGATGGTGCACAAACATTGAAACCTGGTGATCTATTTTCTTGTAAatgtaactttttatttttgcacaaCTCAAATTGTGgagggaataaaaaaaaagaatctttTGCCCCTGAAGCAAAACAACAAGGTCATCTTAAACAAGTAGATAGGAATCATGACTATGAATGCCATGTTTGTAATTTTAGATTTTCACTTGGAGCGATTaagaaagattttttttttacgaaattgAATAAAACTGAAATTAATATTGGTGATCATAAATGTCTATTGTTAAGAAAATGCGATGAAATTAGCcgtcaaaaatataatcttgATGTTCGTACTTACCAATATGTTCCAAATACATCAGCATTGTTTCGTTCACAAGAGGAATTTGTCAGTATACGTAGAggatttattgataaatgtaaTGACGGTTGCtgtaaaatatttcatgaGTGTTGGGCGAAAACTGATGAGAACGAAATTGGAGGAGATAGTCAacaaaattag